One window of the Populus trichocarpa isolate Nisqually-1 chromosome 9, P.trichocarpa_v4.1, whole genome shotgun sequence genome contains the following:
- the LOC7491158 gene encoding kiwellin: MSGWVFLRLDVCKYSVWVFCENPSFCTVNKCTLLCLKHTQTWKTQCLLCLFPSFSPSSLFHCLQALPFLQLICINGKCNDDPHVGTHTCTGERPSPPSNIDCKPSGTLRCEGKSFPRFTCSPPVTSFTKASLTLNDFSEGEEVGAPSECDENFHEKTERVVALSTGWYAGGSRCGKMIKITARNGRSVLAKVVDECDSKNGCDSEHAGLPPCRNNIVDGSDAVWEALQLNKDLGVVDVTWSLA; this comes from the coding sequence AATCCAAGCTTCTGTACTGTAAATAAATGCACACTCCTTTGCTTGAAACATACACAAACATGGAAAACACAATGCCTTTTGTGTCTCTTTCCCTCGTTTTCACCATCATCTCTTTTCCACTGCCTTCAAGCACTGCCATTTCTTCAACTCATTTGCATCAATGGAAAGTGCAATGATGACCCTCATGTTGGGACTCACACTTGCACTGGAGAAAGACCTTCACCTCCTTCAAACATCGACTGCAAACCCTCCGGAACCCTTAGATGCGAAGGGAAATCTTTTCCCCGGTTCACATGTTCCCCTCCAGTCACATCTTTTACTAAAGCTAGCCTAACACTCAATGACTTTAGCGAAGGAGAGGAAGTTGGAGCCCCATCGGAGTGTGACGAGAACTTTCATGAGAAGACGGAGCGCGTGGTGGCGCTGTCCACCGGCTGGTATGCTGGAGGATCAAGATGTGGAAAGATGATAAAGATTACAGCACGAAATGGAAGGAGCGTGCTAGCTAAGGTGGTGGATGAGTGTGACTCGAAGAATGGGTGCGACAGCGAACATGCTGGCTTGCCACCTTGTAGGAACAATATTGTCGATGGGTCTGATGCGGTTTGGGAAGCTTTGCAACTGAACAAAGATTTGGGTGTTGTGGATGTCACTTGGTCGTTGGCTTAG